One genomic segment of Clavelina lepadiformis chromosome 3, kaClaLepa1.1, whole genome shotgun sequence includes these proteins:
- the LOC143450243 gene encoding atlastin-3-like isoform X2, whose product MSDYLAQKLSSLLKLVAPNSDPGCALQLLKPIENGYEMDKVTLMNLVKHPAVKNNPVVIISICGAKREGKSFLLSLLIKYLESNMQEAWLNEPDTPIPTHFSWKSGRKAHTQGIWLWSKPYLIQKSNGHKVAVILFDTEGAYSSTGKQNDSDIFAFSTLLSSVQIYNMKDEINEQKLESLAAFTSYTERAGTKTESGQIFQSLMLLVRDWTDDEFQCGVEGGRKYMEEELQNKKVTDEDLIAIRDKISKVFRQVECTLLPYPGAIVDNKDKRHRQNTTQVKDMSGDFKEHLRIFFHILLDECTEPKEVGGRIIKGDEILNLSTKLFNLLRTKEIFNVSLTLKVNTQIKY is encoded by the exons ATGTCAGATTACCTGGCACAAAAGCTCTCTTCTCTTCTCAAACTTGTTGCGCCTAATTCTG ATCCAGGTTGCGCACTACAACTTCTGAAACCAATCGAAAATGGATATGAAATGGATAAAGTGACTCTCATGAATTTGGTTAAACATCCAGCTGTCAAGAACAATCCAGTTGTGATCATTTCTATTTGTGGGGCCAAACGCGAAGGAAAATCCTTCTTGCTAAGTTTACTAATAAAGTACTTGGAGTCAAATATG CAAGAAGCATGGTTGAATGAACCTGATACACCCATTCCTACACATTTCTCATGGAAAAGTGGACGAAAAGCACATACCCAGGGCATATGGCTTTGGAGCAAACCTTACTTAATCCAAAAAAGTAATGGTCACAAG GTGGCAGTCATCTTATTCGATACTGAAGGAGCATATAGTAGCACTGGGAAACAAAACGATTCAGACATTTTTGCCTTCAGCACTTTACTAAGCTCCGTTCAGATCTATAACATGAAGgatgaaataaatgaacaGAAGCTGGAATCTTTAGCT GCATTCACTTCATATACTGAAAGGGCTGGTACTAAAACTGAAAGCGGACAGATATTTCAG TCACTAATGCTACTTGTTCGAGACTGGACTGATGACGAGTTTCAATGTGGAGTAGAAGGTGGAAGAAAATACATGGAAGAAgaacttcaaaacaaaaaagttactGATGAAGACCTGATAGCGATACGAGACAAGATTTCTAAAGTTTTTCGTCAAGTGGAATGCACTCTACTTCCATACCCTGGTGCAATTGTCGATAATAAGGACAAACGTCATCGCCAAAACACCACTCAAGTTAAAG ACATGTCAGGCGACTTCAAAGAACATCTGCGTATTTTTTTCCATATACTTCTTGATGAATGCACAGAGCCGAAAGAAGTTGGTGGCAGAATAATCAAAGGCGATGAAATCTTGAATTTGTCAACAAAACTCTTCAATCTATTAAGGACGAAAGAAatctttaatgtttcattaaCATTGAAGGTAAATACACAGATCAAATACTAA
- the LOC143450243 gene encoding atlastin-3-like isoform X1, translating into MSDYLAQKLSSLLKLVAPNSDPGCALQLLKPIENGYEMDKVTLMNLVKHPAVKNNPVVIISICGAKREGKSFLLSLLIKYLESNMQEAWLNEPDTPIPTHFSWKSGRKAHTQGIWLWSKPYLIQKSNGHKVAVILFDTEGAYSSTGKQNDSDIFAFSTLLSSVQIYNMKDEINEQKLESLAAFTSYTERAGTKTESGQIFQSLMLLVRDWTDDEFQCGVEGGRKYMEEELQNKKVTDEDLIAIRDKISKVFRQVECTLLPYPGAIVDNKDKRHRQNTTQVKVSDMSGDFKEHLRIFFHILLDECTEPKEVGGRIIKGDEILNLSTKLFNLLRTKEIFNVSLTLKVNTQIKY; encoded by the exons ATGTCAGATTACCTGGCACAAAAGCTCTCTTCTCTTCTCAAACTTGTTGCGCCTAATTCTG ATCCAGGTTGCGCACTACAACTTCTGAAACCAATCGAAAATGGATATGAAATGGATAAAGTGACTCTCATGAATTTGGTTAAACATCCAGCTGTCAAGAACAATCCAGTTGTGATCATTTCTATTTGTGGGGCCAAACGCGAAGGAAAATCCTTCTTGCTAAGTTTACTAATAAAGTACTTGGAGTCAAATATG CAAGAAGCATGGTTGAATGAACCTGATACACCCATTCCTACACATTTCTCATGGAAAAGTGGACGAAAAGCACATACCCAGGGCATATGGCTTTGGAGCAAACCTTACTTAATCCAAAAAAGTAATGGTCACAAG GTGGCAGTCATCTTATTCGATACTGAAGGAGCATATAGTAGCACTGGGAAACAAAACGATTCAGACATTTTTGCCTTCAGCACTTTACTAAGCTCCGTTCAGATCTATAACATGAAGgatgaaataaatgaacaGAAGCTGGAATCTTTAGCT GCATTCACTTCATATACTGAAAGGGCTGGTACTAAAACTGAAAGCGGACAGATATTTCAG TCACTAATGCTACTTGTTCGAGACTGGACTGATGACGAGTTTCAATGTGGAGTAGAAGGTGGAAGAAAATACATGGAAGAAgaacttcaaaacaaaaaagttactGATGAAGACCTGATAGCGATACGAGACAAGATTTCTAAAGTTTTTCGTCAAGTGGAATGCACTCTACTTCCATACCCTGGTGCAATTGTCGATAATAAGGACAAACGTCATCGCCAAAACACCACTCAAGTTAAAG TTTCAGACATGTCAGGCGACTTCAAAGAACATCTGCGTATTTTTTTCCATATACTTCTTGATGAATGCACAGAGCCGAAAGAAGTTGGTGGCAGAATAATCAAAGGCGATGAAATCTTGAATTTGTCAACAAAACTCTTCAATCTATTAAGGACGAAAGAAatctttaatgtttcattaaCATTGAAGGTAAATACACAGATCAAATACTAA